Sequence from the Janthinobacterium lividum genome:
ACTTGCACCAGTTCAATATGTTCGCCGTGCAATTCGATGCTGCGGCTGGTGCTGGCCGGGTTGTGGCGCATGCGGATCCGGCTCGCCACCACTGTGCGGGCGGGATCGAGATCGAAACCAAGTTCGACGCTGTCGACCAGGAAGCTGGGCGGCGTGTAATCTTTGCGGTAAATCGTCTGAGGGCTGTCTGTGCGCATAGGGATTTGGGTGGGAGCGGAGGCAAAAGCCTATTTTACCAACACCAGCCCCCGATAGTCGCGATTCAGGCCAGGAATGTTGGATTCCCTTACACGCCGACATGCTCGGTAACATTCTGTAATAATGAATAGAAACAAATAGAACTATTCTTATAATACTAAGCGATGAATTGTGTCTACTATCAGGAGGTCATGCAATGAAACGTTATCTCACCATCATGATGGCCGCATTGACCGTGTTGCTGACCGGATGCGCCACCACCATACGCAGCGACGTCACCGTCTTCCACGAGTGGCCTGCGCAATTGCAGGACAAATCGTATGCGTTTGAAGCGCCAGCGGCGGAAAACGACACGCTGGAATACCGCAGCTACCAGAACCTGGTGCGCGCGGAACTGGCCAAGCACGGCTTCGGCGAAGCTTCCGGCCCGGCGGCAGCCAATTTGCGCGTGGCGATGCAGTTTTCCACCGTCGACTATCCTGAGCGCGTGCTGCAGGCGTCTGATCCATTCTGGTATGGCCCTGGCTACTGGCCTGGCCGCTACGGCTACCGCTACGGCGCGTGGCCAGGCTATGGCCGCTTTGGCTATAACCCCTACTGGTATGGTCCGATGGACATGGAAGAAAGCGTGCGCCACAAATACGAACGCGAATTGCGCGTGACGATCAATGACCGCACCGGCAAGAAACTGTATGACGTGACCGTGCAATCGACCAGCAACAAGCGCGCCACGTCGCAGGTGATGCCGGCCATGGTCGCCAGCGCCTTTGCCGACTTCCCCGGACAAAGCGGCGTTCCCCGCAAGGTGGAAGTCAAGATAGACTGAGAGCGCCAGCCAAAACCTACTGCGCGTCGCGCTTTGCGGCCGGCGATGCTCACCGTACTAAAGTACGGTTGCGCTTCTCGGCCACAAATCACTGCCGCTCGCTACGGTTTTGTCAGGCGCGAGAAGTCTGGAGTACTTTAAAAAAACCGGCTGGTGCAGCGATGCGCAAGCCGGTTTTTTTATGTCTACGAATAATACGCTTCGGCCGCAAACGTCAGCGCGCCGATCAGGGCCACGGCCAATAACAGCACGATCAGCAGGCGGCCGAACTTCGGCGTGCCGTCATCGCTGCCGCTCATGGCACGATGATGGTGGAACCGGTCGTCTTGCGCCCTTCCAGGTCCGTGTGCGCCTGGGCGATATGGGCCAGGCTGTAGCGCTGGTTGATCTCGATCTGCACTTCGCCGCTGCTGACGACGCCGAACAGCGAGGTGGCCATTTCTTCCAGGTTCGCACGGTTCGAGGCATAGCTGAACAGGGCCGGGCGCGTGAGGAACAGCGAGCCGCGCGACGCCAGTTCACTGAGGGTGAAGGCCGGCACGGGACCGGACGCGTTGCCGAAGCTGACCATCATGCCCAGCGGCGCCAGGCAGTCGAGCGAACCCGTAAACGTATCCTTGCCGATGGAATCGTACACCACGGAGACGCCCTTGCCGCCCGTGATCTCGCGCACGCGCTCGACGAAGTTTTCCGTGTTGTAGTTGATGACGTGGGCGGCGCCATGCGCCTTGGCCAGCGCCGCCTTTTCATCGGAACCGGCCGTGCCGATCAGGTTCACACCCAGCACTTTCGCCCACTGGCAGGCGATCAGGCCCACGCCGCCCGCGGCCGCGTGGAACAGGACGGTATCGCCCGCCTTCAGGGCCACCGTGCGGTGGAACAGGTATTGCACCGTCAAGCCTTGCAGCATCATGGCGGCGGCCGTATCGAAAGCGATGCGCTCGGGCAACACCAGCAGCAGCGCCGCCGGCAAGTTGCGCTGCTGCGCATACGCGCCATTGATGCGCGCCGCATACGCCACCCGGTCGCCGATTTTCACTTCCGTGACGCCCTCACCCACTGCCTCGACGATGCCCGCCCCCTCGACACCGAGGCCATTGGGCAGCGGCTGCGGGTACAGGCCAGTGCGGAAATACACGTCGATGAAATTGAGGCCGATGGCCTCGTGTTTCACGCGCGCCTCGCCGGGGCCGGGCGGCGGCAGTTCCACGTCCACGTATTCCATCACATCCGGGCCGCCCACGCGCTGCACGCGGATGGCCTTGGTGGTAATCGTTGCACTCATGCTCATCTCCTTGTCTGGGGAATCAGGCGGCCGCGCTGGCCCGCGCCTGCAACTGCGACAGCACCAGGTGCGCCGAAGACAGATTCGTCGCGCACGCCACGTTGTGCACGTCGCAGGCGCGCACCAGGGCGTTGATGTCCGGCTCGTGCGGCTGCGGCGTCATCGGGTCGCGCAGGAAAATCACGCAATCGATCAAGCCTTCCACCAGCAGCGAGCCGATCTGCAAGTCGCCGCCGAACGGACCGGAATGCTTGCGTTCGACCGCCAGGCCCAGTTCGTTGATCAGGCGGCCGCCCGTGGTGCCCGTGGCCGACAGTTCGCAACCCTTCAAAAAGTCCAGGTATTCGCCCGCCAGGGTAATCATGTCATCTTTTTTCTTGTCGTGGGCAATCAGGGCGATACGTGTTTTCATGGTGAGGACCATTTCAGTGGGTGGAGGAATTATTTCTTTTTCGACAGCAAGTAGATACCGGCCAAGACCAGGCTGGTGCCAGCCAGTTGCCAATTGGTGATCGGTTCATCGAGAATCATGGCGCCCAGGAACAGGGTCGACACGGGACCGATCATGCCCGCTTGCGAGGCGACGGGCGCGCCGATGCGCTCGACGGCGATCATCGTCATGAAGACGGGCATCACCGTGCAAAAGATGCCGTTCAGCAAAGACAAGCCATACACGGGCATGGGCTGGATCAGCAGCTCGACGGGACGCAGGATGAAGAATTGAAAGATGCAGGCAAAGCTGGCCACGCACATCGCATAGCTAACCAGGCGCATCGAGCCGATGCGCTTGACCAGTTCACCCGAGCCCAGCAGATACACGGCATACGCGCAAGCCGAACCCAGCACGAGAGTCGACCCCAGCGCCACATTGCTGGCGCCGCCCTGCAAGTCGTGCACGAACACCAGCACGATGCCGCAATAGGACGTGAACAGTGCCAGCCACTGCAGGCGGCTGATGCGCTGCTTGAAGTACACGGTGGTAATCAGCAGTACGAAGGTGGGCGTAAGGAACAGGATCAAGCGCTCCAGGCCCACGGAAATGTATTGCAGGCCCAGAAAATCCAGATAGCTGGACAGGTAGTAGCCAACGAGGCCCAGCCCGACGAGGCGCAGCCGGTCGCTGGTCGACAGCGGCGGCTCCGTGCGCATCTTCCACCAGGCGATGACGGCGAATACGGGCAGCGAAAAAATCATCCTGAAGGCGATCAGGGTGACGGCGTCGATCTGGTAACGGTACAGCAGCTTGGCGACGATAGCCTTGGTGGAAAACAGCACCGCGCCGCCCACGGCGATGGCCAGGCCACCGAGGTAGACGGAACGGGGAAGCGAGGGAGGAGATACTTGCGGGGAACTGGAGCTCATCTCCAGATTGTAAGGCAAAAGCGACAGGCGGCTGATAAGCCCGACGGCAAAAACCGGGGTCGGACCCTGAGGGTCTGAACCCAGCCCTTGCTTTGGGCTTGACGTTTAATAAATAATTTTAAGACACCACCACCGCCGCCGCGCCCGCCGTCACCGTCGCCGTCGTCACCCGCGCAATCACGTTGCCTGGTGCCGCCGTGCCGATCAGTTTATGCACCTGCTTGAACTGCGCCACCAGCTTGCCCGGCGTCAAAGTAACCACCGTGTAGCCCTGCGCATCCGTATTCAGATGCTTGATCCACGGGTTGTTGCCCAGGCCGGACAATTGCTGCGCCAGGCCCAGCAGGGTTGCGCTGAAGTCAGTGCTCGCTTTCAAGCCGGCCTGCACGGCAGCTACCGTGGCATCGAGCTGCGCCTCCGACACGCCCTTGGCGGCCAGGGCGCCGCGCAGCTGCACGCGCAATTGCTCCAGCAGGCTGTCGATGGTGGGCGCCGCCTTGCCCATGGTGTAGTCGAGCAGGTTGATGTCGAGATTCACCGTGCCCAGGCCCGTGACGGGAATGGCCAGCGGATAGCTGACGAGGGTGCCGATATCGCCCATGCTGCCGGCGGCCGACTTCAGGTAACTGAAGAAGGAATCGGAGCTGACGCCGGCCGACACCAGGTCCACCATGACGGGCGTGCCGCCGCCGGCGGCGTCGAAATCGTCGCTGACCGTGCCCGCAAAAAACGAGTGGATATCGCCCGTAATCGCCACCACGTTGCCGATGGCATTGTTTTTCAGGTGCGCCATCAAATTCTTGCGCTCGCTGTTGTAGCCATCCCACTGGTCGCAATTGAGCAGGAAGCGCGTGAAGAATGGCGCCAGCGCCGCCTGCTGGCCGGAAGCGGCGACAAAGCTTGACGCGGCGCCCTTGGCCTGCACGTCGGGCTTGATCCAGCCGAAGGCGATCACTTGCGCGGCGGCGGCCGGCGAGCCGCTGTTGTAGGCGGCCACCGTGATGCCGGCCTGGGCCGCGCTCAAGCCGGCGCCCACGGCGGCGGCGCCCTGCGCGCCTGCATTGGTTGCCGCGCCGGCAATCGCTATGGCCGCCGCTTGCGCCACGGTCGCCGATGCGCCTGCCGTCGAAGCGGCCACGATGCCTGAGGCCAGCGGCACGCTGCCGCCCACCAGTGGCAGGGTGCTGGCGATGGCCTTGCCCACGTTCACCATGGCGCTCAGGGCCAGCAAGGTGGCGATCGCATCCGTGCCATTCAAGCCCATGCGCAGCAATGACACTTCATTGCCCCACAGCTTCCAGGTAGAGGTCGCTGCCTTCATCTTGCTTTTCCACCAGTCGCGCTGGGTCGTGCCCAGCATGCCGACGGCAGCCAGCGGGTCGGCGCCGGCCTTGGTGGCGGCGGCCATCTTCTGCCCTTCCACGCTGTCGAACAACGCTTGCGGCACCAGATAGCGGCTGCCGATGCTGCCCAGCGGCTTGCCCGTGGCGGGGTTGATGGTCGATTCCGCGATCGCATGGTCGGCGCGGTACAGGCGCTCGTCCGTCATCACCAGCTGCATCAGTTTGCCGAACTGGAAATCGCGGTAGATCTGGATATTCTGGAACGTTGTCGCGGCGGCATCGAACGTGACGTCGGCCGGCATGTATTCGAACCACGCCTGGTTGGCGCTGCGGCGGCGGGCCGGCTGGTGCAAATCGCTGCCGTCGGCGGCCACGATGCCCTCGTAGGTGGACGCGTCCTGCCAGGCGTCGTCCGTGAATTCGTGATCATCCCAGATGGCGATGAAGGCAAAGCGCTCGTGCACGGCTTGCAGGCGCGCATCGGTGCGGTATTTCTTGTACAGGTAGCGGTAATCGGCCACCGTGGTGGCATATTTCGCGCCGGACGTGCCGCTTTTATACGTGCCGTCCGGCAGTTTCAGCTGGTCGTGGCGGCTTTCCACGGCGCCGCTCTGGAAGGCCTCGCCCACCGTTTCATAGATGTAGTCGCCCAGGTGGACGATGAAATCCAGGTTTTCATTGGCGGCGATGTGCGACAGCGCGCCCCAGTGGTTGATGCTCCAGTCCTGGCACGTCAGGTAGGCGAACTGCAGCTGCGGCACGTCGGCCGTGGCGGCGGGCGCCGTCTTGAAGCGGCCCACGTTCGAGCGCACGTCGCCGGCGATGAACTGGTAAAAATACACCTGGCCCGGCTGCAAGCCCGTCACCTTGTGGCGCAGGGTATTGTCGAAATCGGCTTTCAGCGGCAGCTTGGCATCGACGATGGGCGTGCCGGCCAGGGCCGTATTGCCGCCCAGGGCGGCCGTATTGTCGCTGGCGCTGACGATCAGGCGTACGGCAACCTCATCCTTGCCGGCCACGGCGGGCGCGACGGCATCGAAACTGGCGGGCACGACGCGCGTCCACAGCATGGCGCTGTCGGCGCGCGGGTCGCCCGAGGCCACGCTTTGCGGGAATTTCCAGTCGCTGCCCGAGGCCAGCGGCACGCCAGGATCGCTGTAATCGGTGCTGCCGCAGGCGGCGAGGCCGGCGGTCGCCACGGAGACCGTGATAAAGCCGCCCAATTTCAGAAATTGCCGCCTATCCATTTGACTTGCCATGATGTCGCGCCCTCGATATGGTGAAAGCGCGTCACTTTAGCAACAGATTGTGTCATCCTGATGACGGGGCCATGCCGCTTCGCAGGGGGCCGATATGCTAAAATGTCGGCCACAATTGAACACCCGTCTAAGGAAGATTCGACATGGCAGGACATAGCAAATGGGCCAACATCAAGCATAAAAAGGCTGCCACCGATGCCAAGCGCGGCAAAATCTGGACGCGCCTGATCAAGGAAATCACGGTCGCGGCCCGCATGGGCGGCACCGACGCCATCACCAATCCGCGCCTGCGCCTGGCGGTCGACAAGGCGGCCGATGCGAACATGCCAAAAGACAACGTCCAGCGCGCGATCAACCGCGGCAGCGGCGGCGTCGACGGCGCCAACTACGAGGAAGTGCGCTACGAAGGCTACGGCGTGGGCGGCGCAGCCGTCATCGTCGAATGCATGACCGACAACAAGGTGCGCACGGTGGCAGAGGTGCGCAACGCCTTCAACAAGAATGGCGGCAACATGGGCAATGAAGGCTCGGTTGCCTTCATGTTCCAGCACTGCGGCCAGTTGCTGTTCGCGCCGGGCACCGACGAAGACAAACTGATGGAAGCGGCACTGGAAGCGGGCGCCGACGACGTCATCGCCGATGAAGAGGGCGGCTTCGAAGTGGTCACTCCCGTGCACGATTTCGCCACCGTCAAGGAAGCGCTGGAAGCGGCCGGCTTCAAGGCCGAAGTGGCCGAAGTCATCATGAAGCCGGCGACGGAAACCGTCTACGCGGGCGACGACGCCATCAAGATGCAAAAGCTGATCGATGCGCTGGAACTGCTGGACGATGTCCAGGAAGTGTTTACGAACGCCCTGATCGAGAACTAAGCAACAACATCAAGGGCGGCACCGCCGCCCTGCAACCCACATTGAACGAACGGTACCTATGAAAATTCTGGTAGTCGGCTCTGGCGGCCGCGAACACGCCCTGGCCTGGAAACTGGCCCAGTCCGAACGCATACAGATGGTGTATGTTGCGCCGGGCAATGGCGGCACCGCGCGCGATGCGCGCCTGGTCAATCTCGACATCAGCGACCCGCAATTGCTGGCCGATTTCGTTCAACAGGAACACATCGGCCTCACGGTCGTCGGTCCGGAAGTGCCGCTGGCGGCGGGCATCGTCAACCTGTTCCGCTCGCGCGGCCTGAAAATCTTCGGCCCGACGAAAGAAGCGGCGCAGCTGGAATCGTCGAAGGACTTCGCCAAGGCCTTCATGCAGCGCCACGGCATCCCGACAGCCGCCTACCAGACGTTTTCCGACGTCGCTCCCGCGCACGCCTACATCGACGCCATGGGCGCACCCATCGTCATCAAGGCCGACGGCCTGGCCGCCGGCAAGGGCGTCGTCGTCGCCATGACCCTGGAAGAAGCACACCAGGCGGTCGACATGATGCTGGCCGATAACCAGTTCGGCGACGCCGGCGCGCGCATCGTCATCGAGGAATTCCTCGCCGGCGAAGAAGCGAGCTTCATCGTCATGTGCGACGGCAAGAACATCCTGCCGCTGGCCACCAGCCAGGACCATAAGCGCCTGAAGGACCACGACCAGGGCCCGAACACGGGCGGCATGGGCGCGTATTCGCCGGCGCCTATCGTCACGCCGGCCATGCATGCGCGCGTCATGCGCGAAATCATCGTGCCGACCATCCAGGGCATGGCCAAGGATGGCATCACGTTCACGGGCTTCCTGTACGCGGGCCTGATGATCGACGACAAGGGCACGCCGAAGACGCTGGAATTCAACTGCCGCATGGGCGACCCGGAAACGCAGCCGATCATGGCGCGCCTGAAAACCGACCTGGTCACCGTCATGGAGCACGCCGTCAACGGCACGCTCGACGCCGTGGAACTGGAATGGGACCGCCGCACGGCCGTCGGCGTCGTCATGGCTGCCGCCGGCTACCCGGACGATCCTGTCAAAGGCACGTCCATCGGCGACATCCCGGCCGAAACCGTCGATTCCGTCACCTTCCATGCGGGCACCCGCATCGAAGGCGAACGCCTGGTCACCAACGGCGGCCGCGTGCTGTGCGTGGTGGGCCTGGGCGACAGCATCAAGATGGCGCAGAAGCAGGCGTATGAAACCGTGGAAAAGATCCATTTCGACGGCGCCCAGTACCGCCGCGACATCGGCTGGCGCGGTCTGAAGCATTGATCGCCCCATAACGATCACACGGCGGGCCGGCGCGGAATGCATCCGCCCCGGCCCGTTTTCATTTTGATCGCCCCACATTCCTCGCCATGACCATTCCACCCGGCCTTGCCGCACCACACCGCGATGCCCCGGTGAGCCCCCTGGCATGGCTGACGCTTGCCTTGCTGCTCGTTGCCGGCCTGGCCTGGTACTGGTTCAGCAGCTATGCCGTACCACGCTGTGATACCAGACAAACCGTGGCCGCGGTCACGGATGGCAAATTCAGCCTGCACGCTATCAAGCAGGCCGGCTATGCCTGGTCGCAAAAAACCCGTGGCTGCCTGGCTACCGTCATCCAGGACAGCAAGCCGATGCAATACGCCTGGACCATTTCGCGCGTGGAAGGCCGCCGCAAAAGCCGGCTGGAGTATGACCATGCGCATCCGGGCATCGTGCAAGCGCGCTTTGCCGACATCGCCTGGCATGGCGGCTTTGCGCAGCAGGGCCAGCCCATCGGGCGCGATGTGCTGAAGAATGCGATGCTGGCCGGCATGGATGCACTGCGCGGCAAGCCGCTCTACCATGTCAATCTCAACGCGGTGGTGTCGCCGCAGCACTACCGTGAAATCGGCGATATTGAAGCGCTGGGACCATGCAAGGAAGTATTGCCCGGCGTAGTTTCCTGCCGCCTGCTGCTGGCCCGCAACGACCTTGCGCCCGCTGCCGCAACAAAGGTGCTGGCAGTGTCGGTACTGCAACAAGGCGACTTTACTTTCCAGCGCAGCGAGGATGGCAAGAACTGGTCGGTAACACCGCGGTTCAGGACAGAACTGGAGCAGGCGCAACTTCAATAGTGCGCTGGAGAAACGAGATTACATTGTAAAATTTACCATCTTGATTCTTCACAAACCCACTCCCGATGACAAGCAATCCACCTGTGCCCACGCATACTTCCGTCGAGGCGCTGCATGTGCTGAAGCTGCTCACGCGCCGCCAGCGCGACGCGGCCGGCAATGGCTGGTCGGTGACGCCGCAATTTGCCGGCGAACCGCGCCTGGCCAAAGTAAAAGAGTAAGTCCATGCAGATCGAACCGCCCCACGCATCGCTGGACCAGCTGCACCAGCTTGGCCTGATCACCGCGCAGGAACTGGACGAGGCCAACTCGGAACGCGATGTCGCCGCCCATGAGCGCCTGCACCCGCCCGAGGATCCCGTCGACATGCCGGAACTGGCGCAGGACGCCGATCTGGCCAGCACCCTGGGCTGGCTGCTGCTGACCGATCTGCTGCCCAAGAATGACTTCGACAAGCGCGTGGCCAAACTGCCACCCCGGCAACAGGCACTGGCAGCAGAGGGAGTGCGGCACTACAACCGCCGCGAGGTCAACGCCTTGTACGAGCTCGATTTGCTGAACCAGTTCCAGCGCGATGCGGCACACGCGGCGGCGCCAGCCGACCGCATGTTTTATACGCCCTGGATCGCCATGCGCTGGCTGGTGGTAAACAACATCCTGCCGACGGCGCAGTTCGAAGCGCTGGAAGTGCACGTGCGTGAACATGGCAGCGAACTGGCGCGCGACATCATGGAAGCGTCCAGGCTGCGCCATGGTCACGACCGCATCCCGTACAAGCGCCCACCGGCCTGGAAAGGCGCGCTGATCGTGCTGGGGCTGATCCTGGTCATGTCCGTCGTGTACGGCGT
This genomic interval carries:
- a CDS encoding YebC/PmpR family DNA-binding transcriptional regulator, which produces MAGHSKWANIKHKKAATDAKRGKIWTRLIKEITVAARMGGTDAITNPRLRLAVDKAADANMPKDNVQRAINRGSGGVDGANYEEVRYEGYGVGGAAVIVECMTDNKVRTVAEVRNAFNKNGGNMGNEGSVAFMFQHCGQLLFAPGTDEDKLMEAALEAGADDVIADEEGGFEVVTPVHDFATVKEALEAAGFKAEVAEVIMKPATETVYAGDDAIKMQKLIDALELLDDVQEVFTNALIEN
- a CDS encoding alkaline phosphatase D family protein, translated to MDRRQFLKLGGFITVSVATAGLAACGSTDYSDPGVPLASGSDWKFPQSVASGDPRADSAMLWTRVVPASFDAVAPAVAGKDEVAVRLIVSASDNTAALGGNTALAGTPIVDAKLPLKADFDNTLRHKVTGLQPGQVYFYQFIAGDVRSNVGRFKTAPAATADVPQLQFAYLTCQDWSINHWGALSHIAANENLDFIVHLGDYIYETVGEAFQSGAVESRHDQLKLPDGTYKSGTSGAKYATTVADYRYLYKKYRTDARLQAVHERFAFIAIWDDHEFTDDAWQDASTYEGIVAADGSDLHQPARRRSANQAWFEYMPADVTFDAAATTFQNIQIYRDFQFGKLMQLVMTDERLYRADHAIAESTINPATGKPLGSIGSRYLVPQALFDSVEGQKMAAATKAGADPLAAVGMLGTTQRDWWKSKMKAATSTWKLWGNEVSLLRMGLNGTDAIATLLALSAMVNVGKAIASTLPLVGGSVPLASGIVAASTAGASATVAQAAAIAIAGAATNAGAQGAAAVGAGLSAAQAGITVAAYNSGSPAAAAQVIAFGWIKPDVQAKGAASSFVAASGQQAALAPFFTRFLLNCDQWDGYNSERKNLMAHLKNNAIGNVVAITGDIHSFFAGTVSDDFDAAGGGTPVMVDLVSAGVSSDSFFSYLKSAAGSMGDIGTLVSYPLAIPVTGLGTVNLDINLLDYTMGKAAPTIDSLLEQLRVQLRGALAAKGVSEAQLDATVAAVQAGLKASTDFSATLLGLAQQLSGLGNNPWIKHLNTDAQGYTVVTLTPGKLVAQFKQVHKLIGTAAPGNVIARVTTATVTAGAAAVVVS
- a CDS encoding DUF4136 domain-containing protein produces the protein MKRYLTIMMAALTVLLTGCATTIRSDVTVFHEWPAQLQDKSYAFEAPAAENDTLEYRSYQNLVRAELAKHGFGEASGPAAANLRVAMQFSTVDYPERVLQASDPFWYGPGYWPGRYGYRYGAWPGYGRFGYNPYWYGPMDMEESVRHKYERELRVTINDRTGKKLYDVTVQSTSNKRATSQVMPAMVASAFADFPGQSGVPRKVEVKID
- the purD gene encoding phosphoribosylamine--glycine ligase, producing the protein MKILVVGSGGREHALAWKLAQSERIQMVYVAPGNGGTARDARLVNLDISDPQLLADFVQQEHIGLTVVGPEVPLAAGIVNLFRSRGLKIFGPTKEAAQLESSKDFAKAFMQRHGIPTAAYQTFSDVAPAHAYIDAMGAPIVIKADGLAAGKGVVVAMTLEEAHQAVDMMLADNQFGDAGARIVIEEFLAGEEASFIVMCDGKNILPLATSQDHKRLKDHDQGPNTGGMGAYSPAPIVTPAMHARVMREIIVPTIQGMAKDGITFTGFLYAGLMIDDKGTPKTLEFNCRMGDPETQPIMARLKTDLVTVMEHAVNGTLDAVELEWDRRTAVGVVMAAAGYPDDPVKGTSIGDIPAETVDSVTFHAGTRIEGERLVTNGGRVLCVVGLGDSIKMAQKQAYETVEKIHFDGAQYRRDIGWRGLKH
- a CDS encoding methylglyoxal synthase; the protein is MKTRIALIAHDKKKDDMITLAGEYLDFLKGCELSATGTTGGRLINELGLAVERKHSGPFGGDLQIGSLLVEGLIDCVIFLRDPMTPQPHEPDINALVRACDVHNVACATNLSSAHLVLSQLQARASAAA
- a CDS encoding quinone oxidoreductase family protein; the encoded protein is MSATITTKAIRVQRVGGPDVMEYVDVELPPPGPGEARVKHEAIGLNFIDVYFRTGLYPQPLPNGLGVEGAGIVEAVGEGVTEVKIGDRVAYAARINGAYAQQRNLPAALLLVLPERIAFDTAAAMMLQGLTVQYLFHRTVALKAGDTVLFHAAAGGVGLIACQWAKVLGVNLIGTAGSDEKAALAKAHGAAHVINYNTENFVERVREITGGKGVSVVYDSIGKDTFTGSLDCLAPLGMMVSFGNASGPVPAFTLSELASRGSLFLTRPALFSYASNRANLEEMATSLFGVVSSGEVQIEINQRYSLAHIAQAHTDLEGRKTTGSTIIVP
- a CDS encoding DMT family transporter; protein product: MSSSSPQVSPPSLPRSVYLGGLAIAVGGAVLFSTKAIVAKLLYRYQIDAVTLIAFRMIFSLPVFAVIAWWKMRTEPPLSTSDRLRLVGLGLVGYYLSSYLDFLGLQYISVGLERLILFLTPTFVLLITTVYFKQRISRLQWLALFTSYCGIVLVFVHDLQGGASNVALGSTLVLGSACAYAVYLLGSGELVKRIGSMRLVSYAMCVASFACIFQFFILRPVELLIQPMPVYGLSLLNGIFCTVMPVFMTMIAVERIGAPVASQAGMIGPVSTLFLGAMILDEPITNWQLAGTSLVLAGIYLLSKKK